TAGCGCCTGTGATGTCTTTACACTTTTCTTCCAGTTCCTCGATGATCTCTGTGACAGAATGTTTCCTTTCTTCCCAGCTTTTCAGGTTGATCAGACACGTACCGGAGTTGGAGCCGGTACCTTCCGTCAGGATCTCATAACCGGCCAGTGCCGACACAGAGGATACACCTTCGACATCTTCACATATTTTCTGTAATTTCTCTGCTACTTCATTTGTTCTTTCCAGTGAGGAACCCGGAGGCGTCTGAATGATACCATATAACATACCCTGGTCTTCATTCGGAATGAAACCGGAAGGTACGTGCCCGTTCAGATACCAGGTAGCCGCACAGAAGCCCGCCAGCAGGGCGAAAGTCACTGTTCTTCTGCTGATGATCTTCGTCAGCACCCTCATATATCTGCCCTGGGTTTTATCGAAGCCTCTGTTAAAGGCCGCCAGGAACTTGTCTACCGGAGATTTCTTCTTGTGTTTACCATGATTGTTTTTTAAGATCATCGCACACAACGCAGGTGTCAGCGTTAACGCTACCACACCGGAGAGGATGATCGCCGTAGCCATTGTGATGGAGAACTGGCGATAGAAGATACCTACCGGACCAGACATGAACGCCACCGGCACAAATACCGCCGACATGAGGAAGGTGATGGCGATGATCGCACCCGCAATCTCATGCATGGCCTTTTTAGTGGCTTTGAGCGGCGACAGGTGTTCTTCTTCCATCTTGGCGTGGACGGCTTCAATTACCACAATGGCATCATCCACCACGACACCGATCGCAAGTACCAGTGCGAAGAGGGTGATCAGGTTCAGCGTAATACCGAAGAACTGCATGAATACGAATGTACCAATGAGTGACACCGGTACTGCCATGGCCGGGATCAGCGTAGAGCGCCAGTCACCGAGGAAGAGGAATACCACGATACCCACCAGCACGAACGCTTCCACGAGTGTGTGCACCACTTTTTCAATGGAGGCGTCGAGGAATTTGGATACGTCATAGCTGATCTCGTAGTTCATACCTTTCGGGAAGGAGTTCGCCTTGATCTCTTTCAGCTTTGCTTTTACATCCTTGATAACCTGGCTCGCATTACTACCATAGGACTGTTTCAGTACGATGGCCGCAGATGGTTTACCATTCAGGTTGGAATAGATATCATACATCGAGCTGCCAAATTCTACGTCGGCCACATCTTTCAGGCGAAGGATCTCACCGTTCGGATTGGAGCGCAGGATCACATTGTCATACTGATCTTTGGAATTGAACCTACCGGAGTATTTTAATACATATTCGAAAGACTGGGAGCGCTTACCGGAGCTTTCACCTGTTTTACCGGGAGAGGCTTCCAGGCTCTGTTCAGACAATGCTTTCATCACTTCTTCCGCAGAGATCTTGTAGGCCAGCATACGGTCAGGCTTCAGCCAGATCCTCATCGCGTATTCCCTGTTACCCAGGATGTCGGCAAAACCCACACCGTCAACCCTTCTGAGTTCAGGCAGCAGGTTGATGTCGGCAAAGTTGAAGAGGAATTTCTGGTCAGCATTCGGATCGTCACTGTACAGGTTCACGTACATCAGCATGCTTGATTCCACACGGGAGACCTTCACGCCTTCACGCACTACCAGTGGTGGCAGTTTGTTCACGACAGAAGCCACACGGTTCTGTACGTTCAGGGATGCCTGGTTAGGATCAGTACCGAGGTTGAATACTACCTGGAGGGTCGCTTCACCATCGTTACCGGCATCGGAGGTCATATATTTCATGCCGGGAACACCGTTAATGGCTCTTTCCAGCGGAATGATCACGGATTTGATCATCAGCTCACCGTTCGCACCAGGGTACTCGCAGGTCACATTCACCTTGGGAGGTGAGATGGAAGGGAACTGCGTTACCGGTAAACTGGTAATGGAGATCACCCCCAGGAACACGATAATGAGCGATATTACTATTGAGAGGACGGGCCTCTGTATAAACTTATTAAACATTGCGCTACGCTGTTAGGAATGATAGACTATTCCGCTTTTAATCGCAGGTGGGAAATAACTTCTTGCGGTGCCTGATATTCATAGCTGATCTTGTCGTCATCCTTTACTTTCTGAATGCCTTCAAGCAGTATCCTGTCGTTCTGTGACAGGCCGCTCTGTACGATATACAGGTCGGGGATTTCACCACTGATCGTAATGTTTTTGGATTTCAGTACATTGTTTTTGTCTACGACGAAGACATATTTTTTGTCCTGGATCTCGTAGGTCGCTTTCTGCGGGATGATCAGTGCACCTTTTAATGGCATGGTCATTATCACCTTACCGGTT
The DNA window shown above is from Chitinophaga agri and carries:
- a CDS encoding efflux RND transporter permease subunit; the protein is MFNKFIQRPVLSIVISLIIVFLGVISITSLPVTQFPSISPPKVNVTCEYPGANGELMIKSVIIPLERAINGVPGMKYMTSDAGNDGEATLQVVFNLGTDPNQASLNVQNRVASVVNKLPPLVVREGVKVSRVESSMLMYVNLYSDDPNADQKFLFNFADINLLPELRRVDGVGFADILGNREYAMRIWLKPDRMLAYKISAEEVMKALSEQSLEASPGKTGESSGKRSQSFEYVLKYSGRFNSKDQYDNVILRSNPNGEILRLKDVADVEFGSSMYDIYSNLNGKPSAAIVLKQSYGSNASQVIKDVKAKLKEIKANSFPKGMNYEISYDVSKFLDASIEKVVHTLVEAFVLVGIVVFLFLGDWRSTLIPAMAVPVSLIGTFVFMQFFGITLNLITLFALVLAIGVVVDDAIVVIEAVHAKMEEEHLSPLKATKKAMHEIAGAIIAITFLMSAVFVPVAFMSGPVGIFYRQFSITMATAIILSGVVALTLTPALCAMILKNNHGKHKKKSPVDKFLAAFNRGFDKTQGRYMRVLTKIISRRTVTFALLAGFCAATWYLNGHVPSGFIPNEDQGMLYGIIQTPPGSSLERTNEVAEKLQKICEDVEGVSSVSALAGYEILTEGTGSNSGTCLINLKSWEERKHSVTEIIEELEEKCKDITGANIEFFQPPAVPGYGAAGGFELRLLDKGGSGDYKKMETVSNEFVAELSKRKELSSVFSFYSASFPQYMLKVDNDIAQQKGVTIDNAMNTLSTLIGSNYEISFIKFDRPYKVIIQASPQYRALPEDILKLYVKNDRDEMVPFSAFMKMEKVYGLSEITRYNMFNSSQISGSAAPGYSSGQAIQVIDEVAKKTLPRGFGIDWAGISKDEVAQGNQAIYIFLICLGFVYLILAAQYESFILPFAVILSLPAGICGAFFLIKVLGLENNIYAQVAMVMLIGLLGKNAVLIVEFAVQKHRSGSTVLEAALEGSKVRFRPILMTSFAFIAGLIPLVVATGPGKIGNRTIGTAAAGGMLFGTIFGVLIIPGLYYIFGKIAERRMLVKEEEENPLTEEIDHNVYV